TCGACGTTGATCTGCGCAAGGCGTTTCTTGCCTTCGGGATCGAGCTCCGCGCCGCTGCGGCGAAAATCCGCGAGCGTCTTGTCCAAGAATCTGCGCCTAGTCCCCGAAAGCGCACGCGCTTCGTCTGTCTCGGCAAACTCACGCAGAGCCCGCCACACGCCTTCCGATAGCGTGATGCTCGTGAAGAACTCGCTCACCGGAGCCTGCACGGCGTTGTATCCGTCACGTAGCTCCGGCGTCGTCGCGACGCTTTCGAGATGCGAAATCACGCCGAGCGCAAGCTCCAGGTCTTCCGTCACTTTCTCGAGCGCCGTCATCGTGTTCGCGAAGGTGCGCGGCCCTTGCGACGTTTCGAGTGCCCTCAGACGCACTTTCGCTTCGTCGAGCAACGCATGCACCGCAGGCTCGACGTGCTCGCCGCGAATCCGATCGAACGGCATGCCAGTTTTCAGGTGCAAAAGCGGATTTTCTGACGAGTCGGACATGGTGTTCGCTTTCGGTGCAGGCCGGACGCGCGACGCCTGGCGTTGGACTGCATTACCTACGATCGTCTACGGCGACTCGCAACGCCATCGTAACGCGGGCAAAGTCGGGCTACGCTCGCCCGTGTGAACGTTTCGCTCTTCCTGATTGGCATCGGCAAGATTCTCTTTGGCATTTTAGTCGGCGCCGCGGGCGTGTGGATGGGAGCGCGCGTGCTCGAGCGACTTTTGCGCACGGGCGAAATGGACGCCGAGCTGGAAAAGGGCAACGCCGCAGCCGCAGTGCTCGCCGCAGCAGGCCTCTTGTCGCTCGGCCTTCTCGCCAAACACGCCGTGACGGCAACGTTCTCAGCGATCGATTTTCTGATCCGCGGTCGCCAAGTCGAAGCGCCGCTGCTTGGAAAGCTCGCACTTTATGGCATTGCGCACGCAGCGCTGTCCTTGGCCGTCGGCGCTGCAACGCTCGCGATCGGAACGTTTTTGTTCAGTCGTCTGACGCGCGGCGTG
The Polyangiaceae bacterium genome window above contains:
- a CDS encoding DUF350 domain-containing protein; the encoded protein is MNVSLFLIGIGKILFGILVGAAGVWMGARVLERLLRTGEMDAELEKGNAAAAVLAAAGLLSLGLLAKHAVTATFSAIDFLIRGRQVEAPLLGKLALYGIAHAALSLAVGAATLAIGTFLFSRLTRGVDEIAQIRKGNVAPAIVLGTVMIVIALVVAPGLETALDGLLPLPTLARDEVVAPS